One segment of Carya illinoinensis cultivar Pawnee chromosome 1, C.illinoinensisPawnee_v1, whole genome shotgun sequence DNA contains the following:
- the LOC122306486 gene encoding cytochrome P450 CYP82D47-like gives MDPLLQFLLTLFSGFFALLVCICFQYLRRKIIRENKTCTVPQAGGAWPIIGHMHLLGSRQLTHKTLGAMADKYGPVFTIRLGSHRVLVLNSWEMARECFTVHDKVFSNRPSIAASKLMGYDYAMFGFAPYGSYWREMRKIATIELLSNHRLDMLKHIRASEVGTAIKELYQFWVSKGSAESGVLVDMKRWFGDLTHNLNLRMVAGKRYFGTNADFDEDETRRCQKVMREFFHLFGVFVLSDAIPFLGWLDLNRYEKRMKRTAKQLDALVGGWLEEHKQKKLTDGKRREEQDFMDVMLNTLEDAQISGFDADTINKATSLNLILAGSDTTMVTLTWALSLLLNNSDALEKACDELDINVGKDRHVEESDIKDLVYLQAIVKETMRLYPPGPIIALRAAIEDCTLSAGYRIPADTRLMVNVWKIHRDENIWPNPHEFRPERFLTTHRDMDLRGQNFELIPFGSGRRSCPGVSLALQVVHLTLASFLHSFNISKPSNEDVDMTESVGLTNLKATPLQVLLSPRLNSDLFV, from the exons ATGGATCCTCTACTCCAATTCCTATTGACTCTGTTCTCTGGCTTCTTTGCTTTGCTAGTATGTATCTGTTTTCAGTACTTGAGAAGGAAAATTATTCGTGAGAACAAGACCTGCACTGTGCCTCAAGCTGGTGGCGCTTGGCCTATTATAGGCCATATGCATCTACTCGGCAGCCGGCAATTGACCCACAAAACACTGGGTGCCATGGCTGACAAGTACGGACCAGTTTTTACTATTAGGTTGGGTTCTCATAGAGTTTTGGTTCTGAATAGTTGGGAAATGGCCAGAGAGTGTTTCACTGTCCATGACAAGGTTTTCTCCAACAGACCAAGCATTGCAGCCTCAAAGTTGATGGGATATGACTATGCTATGTTTGGGTTTGCTCCATATGGATCATACTGGCGTGAGATGCGCAAGATAGCAACAATTGAGCTTTTGTCGAATCATCGGCTTGATATGCTGAAGCATATACGAGCTTCAGAGGTGGGAACTGCGATAAAGGAATTGTACCAGTTCTGGGTTAGCAAAGGCAGTGCAGAAAGTGGAGTTCTTGTGGACATGAAGCGATGGTTTGGGGATTTGACTCATAATCTTAATTTAAGAATGGTTGCAGGTAAGCGATACTTCGGAACCAACGCtgattttgatgaagatgagaCACGTCGCTGTCAGAAAGTGATGAGGGAATTTTTTCATCTGTTTGGCGTGTTTGTGTTGTCTGATGCAATACCGTTTCTGGGGTGGTTGGATTTAAATAGATATGAGAAAAGGATGAAGAGAACTGCGAAACAATTGGATGCTCTAGTTGGAGGGTGGCTGGAGGAGCATAAACAGAAGAAGTTGACAGatgggaagagaagagaagagcaGGATTTTATGGATGTGATGCTCAACACCCTCGAAGATGCCCAGATTTCAGGATTTGATGCTGACACCATCAACAAGGCTACTTCCCTG AATCTAATCTTAGCAGGAAGTGACACCACAATGGTCACTCTCACATGGGCTCTGTCTTTACTACTCAACAATAGTGATGCACTAGAGAAGGCCTGTGATGAGTTAGACATAAACGTTGGCAAGGATAGACATGTGGAAGAATCCGACATAAAAGACTTGGTCTATCTCCAAGCCATTGTCAAGGAAACAATGCGCCTATACCCACCTGGTCCGATCATTGCTCTTCGTGCTGCCATTGAAGACTGCACCCTCTCAGCCGGCTATCGCATTCCGGCCGACACACGGTTAATGGTGAATGTCTGGAAAATTCACCGAGACGAGAACATTTGGCCCAACCCTCACGAATTCAGACCGGAGAGATTCTTGACTACTCACAGGGACATGGACCTGAGAGGTCAGAATTTTGAGCTCATTCCTTTCGGTTCAGGAAGGCGATCTTGTCCAGGGGTTTCCTTAGCTCTTCAAGTGGTGCATTTGACGCTCGCCAGCTTCTTACACAGTTTCAACATTTCTAAGCCATCCAATGAAGATGTGGATATGACTGAGAGCGTTGGCTTGACAAATTTGAAGGCAACCCCACTTCAAGTTCTCCTCTCTCCACGTCTTAATTCTGATCTCTTTGTGTAA